One window of the Posidoniimonas polymericola genome contains the following:
- a CDS encoding alginate O-acetyltransferase AlgX-related protein produces the protein MSPFRRQVRTVEIGTFLTLAAVILATLFCSVVGLRLLDQTAAHRPPPPATPASLREAISYPGGFKYYFERAFATRDLCLELHGRLMVDGLATSPSPNVALGTDGWLFLKSESSLQQYRRLDPFSPRELSEWVDAAAAWQAAAEQGGAQFVMLVAPNKYSVYPEHVDDRFTVASRPGRKEEFVDAARAAGLTIVDPNDALVRAKADARCYHLTDTHWNQYGAAIAARELTTAFGPLLGEPVEPSSIERRTRSENGGDLSRQIGMARLMPEEIFSVSLEPPREVATADGSPIPEPGFDNRGGFLDHFDPRQRLVTHCADGEYDSAIVYIDSFGEVMLPVLARHFKRCVFVKGFSLDPELIANEKPSVVVLEVVERRLSLPAAEVLLRQAAAAVPQGAH, from the coding sequence ATGAGCCCCTTCCGTCGCCAAGTCCGGACTGTCGAGATCGGCACGTTCCTCACGCTGGCCGCCGTGATCCTCGCGACGCTCTTCTGCTCGGTGGTCGGGCTCCGGCTGCTCGACCAAACCGCCGCGCACCGACCCCCACCCCCCGCTACGCCCGCCTCGCTGCGCGAGGCGATCTCCTACCCTGGTGGGTTCAAGTACTACTTCGAGCGTGCGTTCGCCACCCGCGACCTGTGCCTGGAGCTGCACGGCCGACTGATGGTCGACGGGCTCGCGACCTCCCCTTCGCCGAACGTGGCGTTGGGCACGGACGGCTGGTTGTTCCTGAAGAGCGAGTCGTCGCTCCAGCAGTACCGCCGCCTCGACCCGTTCAGCCCCCGGGAGCTCTCGGAGTGGGTCGACGCCGCCGCCGCTTGGCAGGCGGCCGCCGAACAGGGCGGCGCCCAGTTCGTCATGTTGGTGGCGCCCAACAAGTACTCCGTCTACCCCGAGCACGTCGACGACCGCTTCACCGTCGCGTCCCGGCCGGGCCGCAAGGAGGAATTCGTCGACGCGGCCCGAGCCGCTGGCCTCACGATCGTCGACCCGAACGACGCCCTCGTCCGCGCCAAGGCGGACGCCCGGTGCTACCACCTGACCGACACGCACTGGAACCAGTACGGGGCGGCGATCGCCGCCCGCGAGCTGACAACCGCTTTCGGCCCGTTGCTGGGCGAACCGGTCGAGCCGTCCTCGATCGAGCGGCGGACGCGGTCGGAGAACGGCGGCGACCTTTCGCGTCAGATTGGGATGGCGCGGCTGATGCCGGAAGAGATCTTCAGCGTCTCGCTCGAACCGCCGCGGGAGGTGGCCACTGCGGACGGCTCGCCCATCCCCGAACCGGGGTTCGACAACCGAGGGGGGTTCCTGGACCACTTCGATCCGCGGCAGCGGCTGGTCACCCACTGCGCCGACGGCGAGTACGACTCGGCCATCGTCTACATTGACTCGTTCGGGGAAGTGATGCTGCCGGTGCTGGCTCGGCATTTTAAGCGCTGCGTCTTCGTCAAGGGCTTCTCCCTCGACCCCGAGCTCATCGCCAATGAGAAACCATCCGTGGTCGTCCTTGAAGTAGTAGAACGTCGCCTGAGCCTGCCGGCCGCCGAGGTGCTCTTGCGTCAAGCTGCTGCGGCAGTGCCGCAGGGGGCGCACTAG
- the lepA gene encoding translation elongation factor 4 has translation MASAPTESTPQPAPKKKPSGKLVDPKFIRNFSIIAHIDHGKSTLADRLLEVTGTVTQREMKEQLLDDMALERQRGITIKANSVSMRVVYEGQQYELNLIDTPGHVDFQYEVSRSLTCCEGALLLVDAFQGVEAQTVANAYNAIEHDLEIVPVLNKIDLVHARPDEVKEEIEQTLGLDASEAIGCSAKTGLNCQAVIDAVIARIPPPTGDNTAPLQAMVFDSLYDEFRGAIIFVRVMNGVVRKGDRIKFLQAGTEHEVVEIGQKTPKRTATDSLSAGQVGYMVCNIKSLGNVHIGDTVTTARGQQAEPLPGYEQPKRMVFCGLYPSDGQDFEQLREALSKLQVNDPSFVFEPETSDALGFGFRCGFLGLLHMEIVQQRLEQEADIDLVQTAPNVTYKIQRKNGEWIEVHTPTRVPEMGDIESFEQPVVRVSFVMPAEYVGGIMKLCADRRGAFVRQEYLSPIRVMLVYDIALAEVVYDMHDKLKSTTKGYGTMDYELRGYEQGDLVRMDILVKGERIDALSIVCDRRDADSRGRAIIKKLRQEIPRHMFEVALQAAIGTRIIARETISAMSKNVTAKCYGGDISRKRKLWEKQKEGKKRMKSIGQVDIPQKAFLAVLETGDGDKQG, from the coding sequence ATGGCGTCTGCTCCGACCGAATCGACCCCCCAGCCCGCGCCCAAGAAGAAGCCGTCCGGCAAGCTGGTCGACCCGAAGTTCATCCGCAACTTCTCGATCATCGCGCACATCGACCACGGCAAGAGCACGCTGGCCGACCGCCTGCTGGAGGTGACCGGCACGGTCACCCAGCGGGAGATGAAGGAGCAGCTGCTAGACGACATGGCGCTCGAGCGGCAGCGCGGCATCACGATCAAGGCGAACTCGGTCTCGATGCGGGTGGTGTACGAGGGGCAGCAGTACGAGCTGAACCTGATCGACACGCCGGGCCACGTCGACTTCCAGTACGAGGTGTCGCGGTCGCTGACCTGCTGCGAGGGCGCGCTGCTGCTGGTCGACGCGTTCCAGGGCGTCGAGGCCCAGACCGTGGCCAACGCGTACAACGCCATCGAGCACGACCTCGAGATCGTGCCGGTGCTCAACAAGATCGACCTGGTGCACGCCCGGCCTGACGAGGTCAAGGAGGAGATCGAGCAGACCTTGGGCCTGGACGCGTCCGAGGCGATCGGCTGCAGCGCGAAGACCGGGCTCAACTGCCAGGCGGTGATCGACGCGGTGATCGCACGGATCCCGCCGCCGACCGGCGACAACACCGCGCCGCTGCAGGCGATGGTGTTCGACAGCCTGTACGACGAGTTCCGCGGCGCGATCATCTTCGTGCGGGTGATGAACGGCGTGGTCCGCAAGGGCGACCGCATCAAGTTCCTGCAGGCGGGCACCGAGCACGAGGTGGTCGAGATCGGCCAGAAGACCCCCAAACGCACCGCGACCGACAGCCTGTCCGCGGGGCAGGTGGGCTACATGGTCTGCAACATCAAGTCGCTCGGCAACGTGCACATCGGCGACACCGTGACCACCGCGCGGGGCCAGCAGGCCGAGCCGCTGCCGGGCTACGAGCAGCCGAAGCGGATGGTGTTCTGCGGGCTGTACCCGTCGGACGGGCAGGACTTCGAGCAGCTCCGCGAGGCGCTCAGCAAGCTGCAGGTGAACGACCCGAGCTTCGTGTTCGAGCCGGAGACCTCCGACGCGCTCGGCTTCGGTTTCCGCTGCGGCTTCCTGGGCCTCTTGCACATGGAGATCGTGCAGCAGCGGCTGGAGCAGGAGGCCGACATCGACCTCGTGCAGACCGCGCCGAACGTCACGTACAAGATCCAGCGGAAGAACGGCGAGTGGATCGAGGTCCACACGCCGACCCGTGTCCCCGAGATGGGCGACATCGAAAGCTTCGAGCAGCCGGTCGTGCGGGTCAGCTTCGTGATGCCGGCGGAGTACGTGGGCGGGATCATGAAGCTGTGCGCCGACCGCCGCGGCGCTTTCGTGCGGCAGGAGTACCTCAGCCCGATCCGCGTGATGCTGGTGTACGACATCGCCCTCGCCGAGGTGGTGTACGACATGCACGACAAGCTCAAGAGCACGACCAAGGGCTACGGCACCATGGACTACGAGCTCCGCGGCTACGAGCAGGGCGACCTCGTGCGGATGGACATCCTGGTCAAGGGCGAGCGGATCGACGCGCTGTCGATTGTGTGCGACCGCCGCGACGCCGACTCCCGCGGCCGGGCGATCATCAAGAAGCTCCGCCAGGAGATCCCCCGGCACATGTTCGAGGTCGCGCTGCAGGCGGCCATCGGCACGCGGATCATCGCCCGCGAGACCATCAGCGCGATGAGCAAGAACGTCACGGCCAAGTGCTACGGCGGCGACATCAGCCGCAAGCGGAAGCTGTGGGAGAAGCAGAAGGAAGGCAAGAAGCGGATGAAGTCGATCGGCCAGGTCGACATCCCGCAGAAGGCGTTCCTGGCGGTGCTGGAGACCGGCGATGGCGACAAGCAGGGCTGA
- a CDS encoding ferritin produces the protein MKELSPVMQDAINDQIKNELSSSYSYLAMSAYLEHEQFLGCAAWMRAQSAEENDHAMRLYDFLTARGSRVVLQALAEPRKDYESIPQVFEAALEQERTVTSQIDNLFELAIEQKAFAALVELEWFVKEQVEEEKSLRDIVHKFNLVKDDPSSLLDLDRELGSRGPEPNAAAE, from the coding sequence ATGAAAGAACTCTCGCCGGTCATGCAGGACGCCATCAACGACCAGATCAAGAACGAGCTCAGCTCGTCCTACAGCTACCTGGCGATGTCGGCCTACCTCGAGCACGAGCAGTTCCTCGGCTGCGCCGCCTGGATGCGTGCCCAGAGCGCCGAGGAGAACGACCACGCCATGCGGCTGTACGACTTCCTCACCGCCCGCGGCAGCCGCGTCGTGCTGCAGGCGCTGGCCGAGCCCCGCAAGGACTACGAAAGCATCCCGCAGGTGTTCGAGGCCGCGCTGGAGCAGGAGCGGACCGTCACCAGCCAGATCGACAACCTGTTCGAGCTGGCCATCGAGCAGAAGGCGTTCGCCGCCCTCGTGGAGCTCGAGTGGTTTGTCAAAGAACAAGTCGAAGAGGAAAAGTCCCTCCGCGACATCGTGCACAAGTTCAACCTGGTGAAGGACGACCCGTCGTCCCTGCTGGACCTCGACCGCGAACTAGGCTCCCGCGGCCCCGAGCCAAACGCCGCGGCCGAGTAA
- a CDS encoding MBOAT family O-acyltransferase, which produces MLFVEPTFLFVFLPLVVMAYALCPLPLRNALLLGASLVFYALGEKEYVAVMIGSIGANYLLGLAIDRVHGSPWATRALVAATVAVNLAPLVYFKYAGFIAQNTPALDSGIVARLASTHLPIGISFFTFQGLSYVLDVAARRTRPQRNPLDLGLYIALFPQLIAGPIVRYTQLRDQLHGRLWRFSLMAAGSRRFVIGAAKKLLIANPMAEVADGVFSLPADELGAPLAWTGAIAYTFQIYFDFSGYSDMAVGLGRLFGFRIPRNFNYPYISRSITEFWRRWHISLSSWFRDYVYIPLGGNRGGEAATYRNLLIVFLLCGLWHGAGWGFILWGAYHGLFLIAERAGLGRLLSKMPAPIGWAYAMLGTVIGWILFRASTGPTPEGDAFGYFLGYLGAMFGLTGSPGLQHTIAEFVFPAHLLVFFAAAIACTPILLVLTRAAARTGRRPSRAAATTTLHAAVYGVLAVLVTIRAASDAYNPFIYFQF; this is translated from the coding sequence ATGCTCTTCGTGGAACCGACCTTCCTGTTTGTCTTCCTGCCGCTGGTGGTTATGGCGTACGCCCTCTGCCCGCTGCCACTGCGCAACGCACTGCTGCTCGGAGCCAGCCTGGTTTTCTACGCGCTCGGCGAGAAAGAGTACGTGGCGGTAATGATCGGCTCGATCGGGGCCAACTACCTGCTCGGCCTGGCCATCGACCGCGTGCACGGGTCGCCGTGGGCCACCCGCGCGCTGGTGGCGGCGACCGTCGCGGTGAACCTTGCGCCGCTCGTGTATTTCAAGTACGCCGGGTTCATCGCGCAGAACACCCCGGCGCTCGACTCCGGCATAGTCGCCCGCCTCGCGTCGACCCACCTGCCGATCGGCATTTCGTTCTTCACGTTCCAGGGCCTGTCGTACGTGCTCGATGTCGCAGCGCGACGGACCCGTCCGCAGCGCAACCCGCTCGACCTCGGTTTGTACATCGCCCTCTTTCCACAACTCATCGCGGGCCCGATCGTCCGTTACACCCAGCTCCGCGACCAGCTCCACGGCCGACTCTGGCGGTTCTCGCTGATGGCGGCGGGCTCGCGGCGGTTCGTCATCGGGGCGGCCAAGAAGCTCCTGATCGCCAACCCAATGGCCGAGGTTGCCGACGGGGTCTTCTCCCTCCCTGCCGACGAGCTCGGCGCCCCGCTGGCCTGGACTGGCGCGATCGCCTACACGTTCCAGATCTACTTCGACTTCAGCGGCTACTCGGACATGGCCGTCGGGCTGGGCAGGCTGTTCGGCTTCCGGATCCCACGCAACTTCAACTACCCGTACATCTCCCGGTCGATCACCGAGTTCTGGCGCCGCTGGCACATCTCGCTGTCGAGCTGGTTCCGGGACTACGTGTACATCCCACTAGGCGGGAACCGGGGCGGTGAGGCCGCCACCTACCGCAACCTCCTGATCGTCTTCTTGCTCTGCGGCCTGTGGCACGGCGCCGGGTGGGGCTTCATCCTGTGGGGGGCGTACCACGGGTTGTTCTTGATCGCCGAGCGGGCCGGTCTTGGTCGGCTGCTTTCAAAGATGCCGGCGCCGATCGGGTGGGCCTACGCCATGTTGGGGACGGTCATCGGCTGGATCTTGTTCCGCGCGTCGACAGGTCCCACCCCCGAGGGAGACGCCTTCGGCTACTTCCTTGGGTACCTGGGCGCGATGTTCGGCCTGACCGGCAGTCCCGGGTTGCAGCACACCATCGCCGAGTTCGTCTTCCCGGCCCATCTGCTGGTCTTCTTCGCGGCGGCGATCGCCTGCACGCCGATCCTGCTGGTGCTCACGCGGGCGGCGGCCCGCACGGGGCGGCGGCCGAGCCGGGCGGCGGCAACAACGACGCTGCACGCCGCGGTCTACGGGGTCCTGGCGGTGCTTGTAACCATCCGGGCCGCGAGCGACGCGTACAACCCGTTCATCTACTTTCAATTCTGA